From the Candidatus Hydrogenedens sp. genome, the window TTTTCCTCATTGTAATTATGTTATCCATAGGACTGATAGTCGCTGGATTTAGTCCATCCTTATTTTCTATTAAGGAGTCAGATGGAGAACTTATGAACGAATATGTTTTCAAAAAAGCAACAAGCAACATTTCCAAACTGAGAGCACTTATTCAAGAATGTAAAACAAATCAGACGGAAATTTATGAGGGACGGGAAATAAATAGCCCTGATTTACCAGAAGAACGAAAAATGCTTATAGAACTGGAAATAATCCTTGCATATCAACATGAAAAACTTGCCCAGATAAACTATATAAATATCAGAGAAAAATCATTTAGACGAGAAGCTACTCCTATTGACGTTCAACATGCTTATCGTGAGTATGAATCCGCAACGCTTTACCTGTCAAGGCTTCTTGAAAAATACCCTCAAGGTGAATATTTATTAAAACAGCATCTCTAAAACAAAAACATTTTATAAAGGCAGTGTTAGTATCTATACTAACAGGATTCGTTAGATAGTAATTGAAAATTAAAGTTAGAATATTTATCTTTCATAATTTCATTAAAATCTACACGGGGGAGAGGGAAACACATGTGATGGTAAGGGCATGGTAATGTAAGATAATAACTATTTATTATATTATCCCCTTGTCTCACTTAAAGTATTACTATTTTCATAAGTAGGAGGGATTAACTTATTCTTCCATAAGTTCCTGAGTTGCGTCAGTAATATATTGTTTCTTGGGGAGTAAGTGTTTTGGAGTAAAAAAGTAGGAAGCAATAAGGGTAGGAATAACAGCACTACCAATGACGCAAATAACGATGTAAGAATATTGATTAACATCAATGATACCGTTAGAATATCCAAATAAAGCAGAAATAGTTCCGAATGTCAGTCCAGTGGACATCATGAGGGTATAATAACGTTTCTCATTTTTTTCTTTCCGAAATATAGAAATGAAAGGATAAAGTCCAACAATTTTCGTGGCTATTTTTGCACCTAATAATGCAAAGACAATTAAAGGTGCAGAGATAAGTGCTGGGATTGAGACAAGTGTTCCAGCGCGTAAGAAATAAAATGGGGTTAAGAATCCAACAGTTAACGTTCTAAGTCTTCTCAACCATAGATGATTCTTCTGACTGAATTCAGCAAGTACCATTCCAGCAATATAGGCAGGCAAGACAGCTTCGTTGCCTGACCATAAAGCTAACGCCCCTAAAGCAAATAGTGTAAAGGAGATCCACTTAGTCCGTATAGCAGCAGTTCGATTTCCATAAACCTCCGTTAGGTGATTGGTAATATATGGAAAGATGAGAAGAAATATAATCAATGTCGAGATAAAAATAATAGTCTTATATGTAAAGGGCGCAAATAGAATTCCGAGGGCAAGCACTGTCCCAATATCATTTATAAAACATGCCCCAAGAATTCCTTTTCCAAATTCTGTCCGATTCAAGCCTGTTTCTATCATTACTGCATAAACGACAGCCATAGATGTAGTGGACAAAGCAACACCACATAAAAGACTTGCTTTTAACTCCCAGCCTAAAATACATCGGGCAATCAGCGAACATCCAATAAAGGGAGATAAGAATCCTATCAAGCCAATTAGAAGCACCTCTCTTAATTTTTGTCTAATTACAGTAGGCTCGAGTTCGGCTCCTGCCAGAAAAGTTAAAAAAATGGCTCCACTACCCGCTAAAAATTTTACCCATTCTGTGTTGCTATTTAACAAGCCGTGGTTTACATATTTTGTGGTAATAAACCCAGCAAGTACTCCAACACAAATCTCAACAAGTGCAATGGATAGTTTTATATGGTAGGCGATAATAGCTGAAATTAATGCAAGTGACAACCAGATTGCAGTAGATAGATAAATTTCTTCCATGTTAAATTCCTGTTTGTAAAAATAGTTGTGGCTTTCTAAGGTAGGAGTTATTAGCCACGGCAGGCAGTTAAAGGAGAACCCCATCTCCTGTTGAAATATTATATTATATAAACCATATTTTTTTCAAAGAGGCAGGATTATAATATTTGTATTTTTGTTAAGTATTGAATTAAGTAATAGAGTTTTTTTATAATAGTAGTTCCGAAAATTAACACAGGATATATATTTGTTTATATGTCATGATTAATATGCTTTGAGAAAGGAGGTTGATTTCATTGACTAAAGTCCGAGTGAAGCCTGAGGAGTCGTTTGATAAAGCAATGCGTCGCTTTAAGAAGAAGTGCAATAAAGACGGCTTAATGCAGAGACTTCGTGAATTACGACATTACGAGAAGCCTTCGGAACGGAGACGGAGGAGATTAATCAAGGCAGTGTCACGTGCTATCATGGAGTCTGAGAATATCCATTAGTAGACAGTCATTTCTATTGAATATGCAGATGCACCTAAAAAACATTTTTAGGTGCATCTTTTATTATAAAAACCTATTATGAGTGAACTTGTAAATTTTTCTTTTCTATATCGTATGAGTTTCTCAAATTTCTGGTGCGGATGATAAGTCGGAGATTACGAAATCCTGAACAGGTGGGTTGGTACCATCACCTCCTCCGCAAGATAAGCCGACAACACATGTTGAGAGGTTTGATGGAATGTTAAGATATGTTATTTGTATTTTACCATCGTAGAAGAGTTCTAATTGTACATTGGCTTTGAGCGGATTCCCATTTTCATCGGTTGGCTGATTTTTTGAGAATGGAACATCAATCCATGTGATAACGAGTTTTGATGGTAGGATGTTATAAAAAACTTTACCTTCTTCACTTGCATTCATTGGTAATAATGAAATTTGTGGGAATGCAAAATGTTTTCCAACTGTGGTAGGTTCAAGCCCATCACTGCCAAAGGAAACATAACCTTTGCTGGAAACACGCAAGTCTGTGTAATTCGTCCCATAAAAAGGTATTGCAGATATATTTGAAGTACAAATCCCAGGATCACGAACTGTAAAATATATCTGAACCCCTGATTCAGGTGGTTGTTGAGGGAATTGTGTAATGTTCTTTTTTATTCCTAACTGGTAGTAATTAAGTCCACTGTCGGGTATAAACACTAATGTTGTATTGGACAAGTCAAATGGTCGGTTGTAAACTCCACCAAAGACCTCTGTATAGTAGTTTGGTACGGTGGTTACAGTGACAACTTTTTCCATACCACCACCAGAGACTTTTATATAACCTGTTGCATACCATGGAATTGCTTTGGCGAGGCTATCTTTGCGGTCAAGATGAACTGCAATGTCTATCCCGTTAGGGTCTTCTCTTTTCACTTTGCCATCAGTCGGATTTACTGTAATCCATTTCTGCTGAGGTTCTACCTTAAAAGATAGGACAGAATTTTCTTTTCCTGAATTCCAGACCTTGAAGGTTTTATCCGTTTCTACAATACCCGTAAATGAATCCCCTGCAAAGTGAAGTGTAATCGGTGCTACCTGAAGTTCTGCTTTTGGCTTGCAAGAGGAGAACGATATAATAAAGATTAAAATTACTATCAGTAGTAAATAACGGGGGACGAGAATTAAAAAATGTTTCATTACGGGTTCCTTTTATAAGTTTGTCACAGTTCACTTATATTACATTCTGTTTCTTATTATATTACATTTTAACTGTATTTAGTTTCATTTTTTTCTGGAATACTATATATCCATCTAATTTTGTGTAAAGAGGGTATAGTTGGATTTCTTGTTATCCCACAAAAAAAGGTGTGTACTCAATTTTTTATCGTCTGCTCTGATTAGCACATTTTCAGTTTGTTCCTCTTTACAAAATTCAACCCATGTGTTATTTTGTGGGTTAAAAAATTGATTAAAGAATACCTGTGTCTCTCTGTTATTAGGAATCACAAATTCAGAAGGATAAATCAGCCAATATTCTACATAAGTAGGGACAATTCCTACGATG encodes:
- a CDS encoding cation:proton antiporter, whose amino-acid sequence is MEEIYLSTAIWLSLALISAIIAYHIKLSIALVEICVGVLAGFITTKYVNHGLLNSNTEWVKFLAGSGAIFLTFLAGAELEPTVIRQKLREVLLIGLIGFLSPFIGCSLIARCILGWELKASLLCGVALSTTSMAVVYAVMIETGLNRTEFGKGILGACFINDIGTVLALGILFAPFTYKTIIFISTLIIFLLIFPYITNHLTEVYGNRTAAIRTKWISFTLFALGALALWSGNEAVLPAYIAGMVLAEFSQKNHLWLRRLRTLTVGFLTPFYFLRAGTLVSIPALISAPLIVFALLGAKIATKIVGLYPFISIFRKEKNEKRYYTLMMSTGLTFGTISALFGYSNGIIDVNQYSYIVICVIGSAVIPTLIASYFFTPKHLLPKKQYITDATQELMEE
- the rpsU gene encoding 30S ribosomal protein S21, yielding MTKVRVKPEESFDKAMRRFKKKCNKDGLMQRLRELRHYEKPSERRRRRLIKAVSRAIMESENIH